One genomic region from Terasakiella sp. SH-1 encodes:
- a CDS encoding response regulator transcription factor, protein MAHTIALVDDDRNIITSVSILLEAEGYTVRTYRDGEEGLNGIMNNPPDLVVLDIKMPRMDGMEMLGQLRKDSQVPVIFLTSKDDEIDELLGLRMGADDFIRKPFSQRLLLERIRVLLRRQDAMRQQAAGGSSESDDVMKRGPLLLDAGRHLCAWKKEHVNLTVTEFLIVESLARHPGHVKSRDQLIDAAYGEHIYVDDRTIDSHIKRVRKKFKLVDKEFNQIETLYGVGYRYRETVES, encoded by the coding sequence GTGGCCCATACAATCGCCCTTGTGGATGATGACCGCAATATCATTACATCTGTTTCCATCCTTCTGGAAGCCGAAGGTTATACCGTGCGTACCTATCGCGATGGCGAAGAAGGTTTAAACGGCATTATGAACAATCCCCCTGATTTGGTAGTTCTCGATATTAAAATGCCGCGTATGGACGGGATGGAAATGCTCGGCCAATTGCGCAAGGACAGTCAGGTGCCGGTGATTTTCCTCACCTCCAAAGATGATGAAATTGATGAGCTTTTGGGGTTGCGCATGGGGGCCGATGACTTTATCCGCAAGCCCTTTTCTCAGCGTTTGTTGTTGGAACGTATCCGTGTGCTGCTGCGTCGCCAGGATGCCATGCGCCAGCAAGCAGCCGGGGGTTCCAGTGAAAGCGATGATGTGATGAAGCGCGGGCCACTGTTGCTCGATGCCGGACGTCATCTGTGTGCCTGGAAAAAGGAACATGTCAATTTAACAGTGACGGAATTTCTGATCGTTGAATCGCTGGCCCGCCATCCCGGCCATGTCAAAAGCCGGGACCAGTTGATTGATGCGGCTTATGGCGAACATATTTATGTGGATGATCGCACCATTGATAGTCATATCAAGCGGGTGCGCAAGAAATTCAAACTGGTTGATAAGGAATTCAACCAGATCGAAACTCTTTACGGTGTCGGCTATCGTTATCGAGAAACGGTTGAAAGCTGA
- a CDS encoding Hpt domain-containing protein, protein MSDMLCEDTLNELVEQVGAELVETLLVDLTQDAGDRVQNMQKLLADGAMDDLRKEAHTLKSSAGTLGLKIVSEKAAIIERKLVTGEGPDVAPIVPELPQLLEDGLAAANAWIATKL, encoded by the coding sequence ATGAGCGATATGCTGTGTGAAGACACCCTCAACGAATTGGTTGAACAAGTTGGTGCTGAACTGGTTGAAACCCTGCTGGTCGATTTGACTCAGGATGCAGGTGATCGTGTGCAAAATATGCAAAAACTATTGGCCGATGGCGCCATGGATGATCTGCGCAAAGAAGCTCATACACTTAAATCTTCTGCCGGTACACTCGGCCTGAAAATCGTTTCTGAAAAAGCAGCCATTATTGAACGCAAGCTGGTCACAGGTGAAGGCCCCGATGTGGCCCCTATCGTGCCGGAATTGCCCCAATTGCTGGAAGACGGCCTTGCTGCGGCCAATGCCTGGATTGCCACCAAGCTGTAA
- a CDS encoding pyridoxamine 5'-phosphate oxidase family protein, which yields MSRGQLKKKGKNMATGFEARKIARHCRSGSLATLERKDQTPYVSFCACAFDDRGQPIFLFSDLADHTQNIAQNPKVSFLCEQASTFSNPQAGPRVSLVGEMEKIDDSNLCSFFLQLHPSAKMYATFGDFNFYRLKVKKAHFVGGFGRAVWFDAAQYLGDSAASLVFSESQNDIITHLNTTFPDFARICATKLLNNRGKNWQVLRIDTDGVDLKLASKIVRYPFENEVKTIDQLWEITGRISQ from the coding sequence ATGAGCCGTGGTCAATTAAAGAAAAAGGGAAAAAATATGGCAACCGGATTTGAAGCCCGCAAAATTGCCCGTCACTGTCGCAGTGGTTCACTGGCCACACTGGAACGCAAAGACCAAACACCTTACGTGTCATTTTGCGCCTGTGCCTTTGATGACAGGGGCCAGCCGATCTTCCTCTTTTCAGACCTGGCTGACCACACACAGAATATTGCCCAAAATCCCAAGGTCTCTTTTTTATGTGAACAAGCTTCTACCTTCTCTAACCCACAGGCCGGACCCCGCGTGAGCCTTGTTGGGGAAATGGAAAAAATCGACGACAGCAATTTATGCTCATTTTTTTTGCAACTCCATCCATCGGCTAAAATGTATGCAACTTTTGGCGACTTTAACTTCTACCGCCTAAAGGTCAAAAAGGCCCATTTTGTCGGCGGTTTTGGCCGTGCTGTCTGGTTTGACGCTGCCCAATATTTGGGCGACTCGGCAGCATCCTTAGTTTTTAGTGAATCTCAAAATGACATAATTACGCATCTCAATACCACTTTCCCGGATTTTGCCCGGATTTGCGCAACAAAATTACTCAATAACCGGGGGAAGAATTGGCAAGTGTTGCGTATTGATACAGATGGGGTAGACCTGAAACTTGCCTCCAAAATCGTGCGCTATCCTTTTGAAAATGAAGTAAAAACCATTGACCAACTATGGGAAATTACAGGGCGTATAAGCCAATGA
- the pckA gene encoding phosphoenolpyruvate carboxykinase (ATP), translating to MSASQTTIDLSKYGIENVEEIVHNPSYDVLFAEETKDGLEGYEKGIVTELGAVSVDTGIFTGRSPKDKYIVKDDTTKDTIWWSDQGKNDNKAISTEVWGDLKGLVTTQLSGKRLFVVDTYCGANEDTRLKVRFITEVAWQAHFVTNMFIRPSADELADYEPDFVVMNGAKTTNPKWEEHGLNSENFVAFNLTERMQLIGGTWYGGEMKKGMFSMMNYLLPLKGIASMHCSANVGKEGDVAVFFGLSGTGKTTLSADPKRELIGDDEHGWDDNGVFNYEGGCYAKTINLSKEAEPDIYNAIRRDALLENVTVAEDGKIDFDDNSKTENTRVSYPIYHIDNIVKPVSKAGHAKKVIFLTADAFGVLPPVSKLTPEQTQYYFLSGFTAKLAGTERGITEPTPTFSSCFGAAFLSLHPTTYAKVLVERMNASGAEAYLVNTGWNGTGKRVSIKDTRAIIDGILDGSIEDAEFKSLPFFNLAVPQSLNGCDSGILNPQDTYADVAEWEGKAKKLAGMFVENFGRFTDNEEGKALVAAGPAL from the coding sequence ATGAGCGCGTCTCAAACCACTATCGACCTCTCTAAATACGGTATCGAAAACGTCGAAGAAATTGTCCATAATCCTTCTTATGACGTTCTGTTTGCAGAAGAAACCAAAGACGGCCTTGAAGGCTATGAAAAAGGTATCGTGACCGAGCTGGGCGCCGTATCTGTGGATACAGGCATCTTTACAGGCCGTTCTCCGAAAGACAAATACATCGTTAAAGACGATACGACCAAAGATACAATTTGGTGGTCTGATCAAGGTAAAAACGACAACAAAGCGATCTCTACAGAAGTGTGGGGCGACCTGAAAGGTCTGGTGACAACACAACTGTCTGGCAAGCGTCTGTTTGTTGTGGATACATATTGCGGTGCAAACGAAGACACACGCCTGAAAGTACGCTTCATTACAGAAGTGGCTTGGCAGGCTCACTTCGTCACAAACATGTTTATCCGCCCGTCTGCTGACGAACTGGCCGATTACGAGCCGGATTTCGTTGTGATGAACGGTGCAAAAACAACCAACCCGAAATGGGAAGAGCACGGCCTGAACTCTGAAAACTTTGTTGCCTTTAACCTGACTGAGCGTATGCAGCTTATCGGTGGTACATGGTACGGTGGCGAGATGAAAAAAGGTATGTTCTCTATGATGAACTACCTGTTGCCGCTTAAGGGCATTGCCTCCATGCACTGTTCTGCCAACGTGGGCAAAGAAGGCGATGTTGCTGTTTTCTTCGGTCTGTCCGGTACAGGTAAAACAACATTGTCTGCTGATCCCAAGCGCGAGCTGATCGGTGATGACGAGCACGGTTGGGACGACAACGGTGTCTTCAACTATGAAGGTGGCTGTTATGCGAAAACAATCAACCTGTCCAAAGAAGCTGAGCCAGATATCTACAATGCGATCCGCCGCGATGCTCTGTTGGAGAACGTAACTGTTGCTGAAGATGGTAAAATCGACTTTGACGATAATTCCAAAACAGAAAACACACGCGTTTCTTACCCGATCTATCACATCGACAACATCGTTAAGCCGGTTTCCAAAGCAGGCCACGCCAAGAAAGTGATCTTTCTGACGGCTGATGCGTTTGGTGTTCTGCCTCCGGTTTCCAAACTGACGCCTGAGCAAACTCAATATTACTTCTTGTCTGGTTTCACAGCGAAACTGGCCGGTACTGAGCGTGGTATCACAGAACCGACACCGACATTCTCTTCTTGCTTCGGTGCTGCTTTCTTGTCTCTGCACCCGACTACTTATGCCAAGGTCCTGGTTGAGCGCATGAATGCTTCTGGTGCAGAAGCTTATCTGGTGAACACGGGCTGGAACGGTACAGGCAAGCGTGTTTCCATTAAAGATACCCGTGCGATCATCGACGGTATTCTCGATGGTTCTATCGAAGATGCAGAATTCAAGTCCCTGCCATTCTTCAACCTGGCTGTTCCGCAGTCTCTGAACGGTTGTGACAGCGGTATCCTGAACCCACAAGACACATATGCAGATGTGGCTGAATGGGAAGGCAAGGCCAAGAAACTGGCTGGCATGTTCGTTGAGAACTTCGGTCGTTTCACAGACAACGAAGAAGGCAAGGCACTGGTTGCAGCTGGTCCAGCTCTCTAA
- a CDS encoding DUF2125 domain-containing protein: MTRVPHPIKPHAALTYKEPMSVRMGRWMLLGGSILLVLALLYVVAWLITSMSLRSGIQDWVEAKRAEGYLITYAGKKADIGGFPLRVEATLNDMKFAPPAVKGKKRNWVWSAKRVGFSMIPVPWEISMVTVDLSADQTLKVGNSLLAGQAEKFQLAVNWLSEGIPDNTSLMIDKWQLQGGGLGLNVRKLALSTQRQEKGDYGLALRGEAIDLPLAITGLGRRISDVTLHAKMTKNFGIDGLKQTALGRWRDAGGTLEVERMQLSYPPLTLQGNGTLALDGALQPVGAFSARIQGFFQTVSALRRAGVIRGPDASMAKVVLGMLAKQPKNGGPATISLPLTIQERALFAGPVRLIHLPQIDW; encoded by the coding sequence ATGACCCGTGTCCCCCACCCGATAAAGCCCCATGCGGCGCTGACCTATAAGGAACCCATGTCTGTGCGTATGGGGCGCTGGATGCTGCTGGGGGGCAGTATCTTGTTGGTTTTGGCCTTGCTTTATGTGGTGGCTTGGTTGATTACTTCCATGAGTTTGCGCTCTGGCATTCAAGATTGGGTGGAAGCCAAACGGGCAGAAGGCTATTTGATCACTTATGCCGGGAAAAAGGCGGATATCGGCGGTTTCCCTTTGCGTGTAGAAGCCACACTTAATGACATGAAATTTGCCCCGCCTGCGGTTAAGGGGAAAAAACGCAACTGGGTTTGGTCGGCAAAGAGGGTGGGCTTTTCCATGATCCCCGTGCCTTGGGAAATCAGTATGGTGACTGTTGATCTGAGTGCGGACCAGACATTGAAAGTCGGCAACAGTCTGTTGGCAGGGCAGGCGGAAAAGTTCCAACTTGCGGTGAACTGGCTCTCAGAGGGCATCCCCGATAACACGAGCTTGATGATTGATAAATGGCAGCTTCAAGGTGGGGGGCTTGGTTTGAATGTGCGCAAGCTGGCTCTGTCGACACAACGACAGGAGAAAGGTGACTACGGTTTGGCGCTACGTGGGGAAGCCATTGATTTACCCTTGGCTATCACAGGTTTGGGACGCCGGATTTCAGATGTGACCCTTCATGCCAAAATGACGAAAAACTTTGGCATAGATGGCCTGAAGCAAACAGCATTGGGCCGCTGGCGTGATGCCGGGGGCACGCTGGAGGTTGAACGCATGCAACTCTCTTACCCCCCCTTAACCTTGCAAGGCAATGGGACGCTGGCCCTTGATGGGGCGTTACAGCCTGTTGGGGCCTTTAGCGCACGTATCCAAGGTTTTTTCCAGACGGTAAGCGCACTGCGGCGTGCAGGCGTGATCCGTGGCCCCGATGCCAGCATGGCCAAGGTTGTGTTGGGCATGTTGGCGAAGCAGCCTAAGAACGGTGGTCCAGCTACCATCAGTCTGCCTTTAACCATACAGGAGCGTGCCTTGTTTGCCGGACCTGTCCGTTTGATCCATCTGCCACAAATTGATTGGTGA
- a CDS encoding aspartate/glutamate racemase family protein yields MKTIGLLGGMSWESTVSYYQALNRGVKEQLGGLHSAKIVMNSVNFAEIEKLQHDGDWDQTAEILSAAAKGVQAGGADFLLIGTNTMHKVADQVEEAIDIPLLHIADATAMALQEKGVERVGLLGTQFTMQQDFYKGRLSSQHAIEVQTPDEAQQSWVHEIIYNELCRGEIKEDSRDLFLAIIEDMHEEGAEAVILGCTEIALLVSQADTEVPLFDTTQIHCEAAVKLAIGPK; encoded by the coding sequence ATGAAAACCATTGGACTGCTTGGCGGCATGAGCTGGGAATCAACGGTGAGCTATTATCAGGCGTTGAACCGGGGGGTGAAAGAACAGCTTGGTGGACTTCATTCTGCCAAGATTGTGATGAACAGTGTGAATTTTGCCGAGATTGAGAAGCTGCAACATGACGGTGACTGGGATCAAACAGCCGAGATTTTGAGTGCTGCGGCGAAAGGTGTGCAGGCTGGTGGGGCAGATTTCCTGCTGATTGGCACCAACACCATGCATAAGGTTGCCGATCAGGTCGAAGAAGCCATTGATATTCCCTTACTACATATTGCCGATGCCACGGCCATGGCTTTACAGGAAAAAGGGGTGGAGCGTGTGGGGCTGTTGGGCACCCAGTTCACCATGCAACAGGATTTCTATAAGGGGCGACTGAGCAGCCAGCATGCCATTGAGGTGCAAACCCCGGATGAAGCCCAACAAAGCTGGGTGCATGAGATCATTTATAACGAGCTGTGTCGCGGTGAGATCAAAGAAGATTCCCGCGATCTCTTCCTCGCCATTATCGAAGATATGCATGAAGAAGGCGCAGAAGCGGTGATTCTCGGCTGTACAGAAATCGCACTATTGGTGTCACAGGCGGACACAGAGGTACCCTTGTTCGATACGACGCAAATTCATTGTGAGGCCGCTGTTAAATTGGCGATTGGGCCGAAGTAG
- a CDS encoding ATP-binding protein: MDSLGALFLGMIAIVVLFVPALIWLWRKNKISLAERETLGQQIVQLQEVLVGIPDGLYRWNVVNGVENCSARMAVLLDLPKGTQSRYGDILNCFDDEAARTLDAAVSTLHGEGMSFDIILPLQGGDDRVIQAVGQRVLSEDGAPLVDLLFMRLANGAIVANGPMARSLKTMTNERNRLISVLESIPLPIWMRDAAGHIVYHNPAAPDTDHTQHIAQRAMEAGREVRERMSLPFGHDARLFEVAEIPLPAGEGFIGLAEDMTTAENMVETAQRGESLLRAALENLVTGIAIFSGDTRLDFYNTAYANLWGLDTDWLDDRPSYGEILDRLRDTRKLPEYANFKAFRQEQVAKFVELQASEETSLHLPDNSTIRAIISPHPVSGLVMTFEDVSDTVALESSNKALSAVQRETLDNLFEGVVVFAPNGKVRLFNPAFAQIWHLPEEFLSATPHITEVLEQCKGFYEGVENWPSFREQLVARIMMREPNNQRMVRSDGSILEYASVPLPDGGSLLSYLDVTDSATVEQALRERSDAQHEADRLKSEFIANVSYEIRTPLTTLVGFAELLCEQYFGALNKRQMEYAKGIHTSAELLSTLVSDILDLANIEAGQTTLELDTVDIQPMLVSVLGLVKETARSRRVVLEYDCAQDIGWITADEKRLKQVIFNLLTNAIRYTPPGGSVTLAAKRNPYHMVFSVSDTGSGIPQADQNRIFGSFERGETQEAGHGGAGLGLTLVKRFIELHDGSVTLDSVPDKGTVVTCRLPL; this comes from the coding sequence ATGGATTCATTGGGCGCACTTTTTTTAGGCATGATTGCCATCGTGGTACTGTTCGTACCTGCGCTCATCTGGCTGTGGCGTAAAAATAAAATAAGCCTGGCAGAACGTGAAACACTCGGCCAGCAAATTGTCCAACTCCAAGAAGTTCTGGTCGGCATTCCTGATGGGCTCTATCGCTGGAATGTGGTCAACGGGGTTGAAAACTGCTCAGCACGCATGGCGGTTTTGCTAGACCTGCCTAAAGGCACCCAGTCCCGTTACGGCGATATTCTGAACTGCTTTGATGACGAAGCGGCACGCACTCTGGATGCAGCGGTTTCCACCCTCCATGGCGAAGGCATGAGCTTTGATATCATTCTCCCCTTACAAGGCGGGGATGACCGGGTGATCCAGGCTGTGGGGCAACGTGTTCTAAGCGAAGATGGTGCCCCCTTGGTCGATTTGCTTTTCATGCGTCTGGCCAATGGGGCAATCGTCGCTAATGGTCCCATGGCGCGTTCCCTCAAGACCATGACCAATGAACGCAACCGCCTTATTTCGGTTTTGGAAAGTATTCCCCTGCCCATCTGGATGCGTGATGCAGCCGGCCATATTGTGTATCACAACCCCGCAGCCCCTGATACAGACCACACCCAACATATTGCCCAACGTGCCATGGAAGCGGGTCGCGAAGTGCGCGAACGTATGAGCCTGCCCTTTGGTCACGATGCCCGCCTGTTTGAAGTGGCCGAAATCCCCTTACCGGCTGGCGAAGGCTTTATTGGTCTGGCCGAAGATATGACCACAGCAGAAAATATGGTCGAAACCGCCCAACGAGGTGAAAGCCTGCTGCGTGCCGCCCTTGAAAACCTTGTCACAGGCATTGCCATTTTCAGCGGGGATACAAGACTGGACTTTTACAATACGGCCTATGCCAACTTGTGGGGGCTGGATACAGACTGGCTGGATGACCGCCCCTCTTACGGTGAGATCTTGGATCGTTTACGCGACACTAGAAAACTGCCCGAATATGCCAATTTCAAAGCCTTCCGTCAGGAACAGGTTGCCAAATTTGTTGAACTGCAAGCCAGCGAAGAAACCAGCCTGCACCTGCCTGATAATTCCACCATCCGGGCCATTATCAGCCCCCACCCGGTCAGTGGTCTGGTGATGACCTTTGAAGATGTCAGCGATACCGTGGCCCTTGAAAGTTCGAACAAGGCTCTCTCCGCCGTACAACGCGAAACACTGGATAACTTGTTTGAAGGCGTCGTCGTGTTTGCCCCCAATGGCAAGGTTCGCCTGTTTAACCCGGCCTTTGCCCAAATCTGGCACCTGCCTGAAGAGTTCCTGTCAGCGACCCCCCATATCACCGAAGTCCTAGAACAGTGCAAAGGTTTCTATGAAGGGGTGGAAAACTGGCCGTCTTTTCGCGAACAGCTGGTCGCACGCATCATGATGCGTGAACCCAATAACCAACGTATGGTTCGCAGTGATGGCTCTATTTTGGAATATGCCTCCGTGCCACTGCCCGATGGTGGCTCGCTGCTGTCCTATCTTGATGTCACCGACAGTGCAACTGTGGAACAGGCCCTGCGTGAACGATCCGATGCCCAACACGAAGCCGACCGCCTGAAATCCGAATTCATCGCCAATGTATCTTATGAGATCAGAACCCCATTGACCACACTGGTTGGTTTTGCTGAACTTCTCTGTGAACAATATTTCGGCGCACTCAACAAACGCCAAATGGAATATGCCAAAGGTATTCACACCAGTGCAGAACTGCTCAGCACACTGGTCTCAGACATTCTGGACCTCGCCAATATTGAAGCTGGGCAAACCACCCTTGAACTGGATACTGTCGATATCCAGCCCATGCTGGTCAGCGTTCTTGGGTTGGTCAAGGAAACCGCCCGCAGCCGCCGTGTGGTACTGGAATATGATTGTGCTCAGGATATTGGCTGGATCACCGCTGATGAAAAACGCCTTAAGCAAGTGATCTTTAACCTATTGACCAACGCCATTCGCTACACCCCGCCCGGTGGCAGCGTCACTCTGGCTGCCAAACGCAACCCCTATCATATGGTCTTTAGTGTCTCTGATACCGGTAGTGGCATTCCACAGGCCGATCAAAATCGTATCTTTGGCAGTTTTGAACGCGGTGAAACCCAGGAGGCAGGCCATGGCGGAGCCGGTTTGGGCCTGACATTGGTGAAACGTTTCATCGAATTACACGATGGAAGCGTGACACTGGACTCTGTTCCTGATAAAGGAACGGTTGTGACCTGCAGACTGCCCTTATAG
- a CDS encoding GGDEF domain-containing protein, protein MEDFSSHEGGLTAMTLAEQLKITERDIAQRKELIGFFQDDEKALTECKLYVQEHIEQIVDEFYNYQRSIREIQLLIGDAETFRRLHSSMKRYVLELFEGYYDTTYVNRRLRIGKVHNSIGVSPKLYISSLSRLETILYRYLTDASDGDEEKAFRCSTALRKLLMLDIQLVFDTYINSMISEVETAKEEVEHYAETLEQTVAERTRQLEEISRSDSLTQLHNQRSFYERLRHELAVAERNKNQLSLVYFDLNKFKSLNDRQGHRAGDELLSYIGQVMLETARTSDICCRYGGDEFCVILPNSDWEATQNFCSRLQETFDQGETYGVSFSMGVSETGPENFIGMEELVTQADSAMYRAKGAAHLKGGHQLRHYEDRDENEESPAK, encoded by the coding sequence GTGGAAGATTTTTCAAGCCACGAGGGTGGCCTGACAGCGATGACGTTGGCAGAACAGTTAAAAATCACGGAACGTGATATTGCCCAGCGTAAGGAATTGATTGGTTTTTTTCAGGATGATGAAAAGGCCCTGACAGAATGTAAGCTCTATGTTCAGGAACATATAGAGCAGATTGTTGATGAATTTTATAACTATCAACGCTCGATTCGTGAAATTCAGCTTTTGATTGGGGATGCGGAGACGTTTCGACGTCTGCACAGTTCCATGAAGCGATATGTGCTGGAATTGTTTGAAGGCTATTATGATACGACCTATGTGAACCGCCGTTTACGGATTGGTAAGGTGCATAACAGTATTGGTGTATCGCCTAAACTTTATATTTCGTCTTTATCGCGCCTTGAAACAATCCTGTATCGTTATTTGACGGATGCCAGTGATGGGGATGAGGAAAAAGCGTTTCGTTGTTCAACGGCCTTGCGCAAACTGTTGATGCTGGATATTCAGCTGGTGTTTGACACCTATATTAATTCCATGATTTCTGAAGTGGAAACAGCCAAGGAAGAAGTGGAACATTATGCTGAGACACTGGAGCAAACGGTTGCTGAACGTACCCGCCAACTTGAAGAGATTTCACGTTCTGACAGTCTCACCCAATTGCATAATCAGCGTTCTTTCTACGAACGTTTGCGTCATGAACTGGCTGTGGCAGAACGTAATAAAAATCAACTCTCCCTTGTTTATTTTGACCTTAATAAATTCAAAAGCTTGAATGACCGCCAAGGTCATCGTGCCGGGGATGAGCTGTTATCCTATATTGGTCAGGTCATGCTGGAAACGGCACGCACATCTGATATTTGTTGTCGGTATGGCGGGGATGAATTTTGTGTGATTCTGCCCAATTCCGATTGGGAAGCGACACAGAATTTTTGTAGCCGCCTGCAAGAGACATTCGATCAGGGAGAAACCTACGGGGTGAGTTTCAGCATGGGAGTGAGTGAAACCGGTCCTGAAAACTTCATTGGAATGGAAGAGCTGGTCACACAGGCTGATAGCGCCATGTATCGTGCCAAAGGGGCTGCTCACTTAAAAGGCGGGCACCAGCTTCGCCATTATGAGGATCGTGATGAAAATGAAGAAAGCCCCGCCAAATAA
- a CDS encoding aspartate aminotransferase family protein → MTKTPNSISAKDTSFHLHPYTNLKTHEEQGPLVITRGEGVRVFGEDGKDYIEGLSGLWCVSLGFNEPRLVKAAQAQMETLPFYHSFTGKVPDVTAELAEKLVQVTPQGLDRALFCNSGSEANDTAIKLVWYYNNARGKPEKKKIIARNKAYHGVTIAAGSMTGLAYAQNGFDLPASERILQTDCPHYYRYGLEGESEEDFATRMADELEKLIVAEGPETVGAMFAEPIQGAGGVIIPPKGYFEKIQAVLNKYDVLLIADEVICGFGRTGQMFGSETFNIKPDMMTLAKQMSSGYLPISALMVSDHLYQVVKERSHELGVFGHGLTYGGHPVPCAVALEVLKIYEERDILGQVNAISPYFQDRLLSYGDHPLVGEVRTTGLIGAIELSADKTTKTPFDPALGKGAALVKSCENHGLILRAMPGDCIAFCPPLISEQADLEELFKRFDQALAEI, encoded by the coding sequence ATGACGAAGACCCCAAATTCTATTTCAGCCAAAGACACAAGCTTTCACTTGCATCCTTATACCAATTTGAAAACCCATGAAGAACAGGGGCCGTTGGTCATTACCCGTGGTGAAGGGGTGCGTGTGTTTGGCGAGGATGGCAAAGATTATATTGAAGGCTTGTCCGGCCTGTGGTGTGTCTCGCTTGGGTTTAATGAGCCCCGTCTGGTCAAGGCAGCGCAGGCACAGATGGAAACCTTGCCCTTTTATCACAGTTTCACCGGCAAGGTACCGGATGTCACAGCAGAACTGGCAGAAAAACTGGTGCAGGTGACGCCACAGGGGCTGGACCGTGCTTTGTTCTGTAATTCAGGCTCTGAAGCCAATGATACGGCGATCAAGCTGGTTTGGTATTATAATAATGCCCGTGGTAAGCCGGAAAAAAAGAAGATCATTGCGCGTAACAAAGCCTATCATGGGGTAACGATTGCGGCTGGCTCCATGACGGGCTTAGCCTATGCTCAAAACGGGTTTGACTTGCCAGCCAGTGAGCGTATTTTGCAAACAGATTGCCCGCATTATTACCGTTATGGGCTCGAAGGTGAAAGCGAAGAAGATTTTGCCACCCGCATGGCTGATGAACTGGAAAAGCTGATTGTGGCTGAAGGCCCGGAAACGGTGGGGGCGATGTTTGCTGAACCGATCCAGGGTGCTGGCGGGGTCATTATTCCCCCGAAAGGCTATTTTGAGAAAATTCAGGCGGTCCTGAACAAATATGATGTCTTGTTGATTGCTGATGAAGTGATCTGTGGCTTTGGCCGCACAGGTCAGATGTTTGGATCTGAGACATTTAACATCAAGCCGGACATGATGACTTTGGCCAAGCAAATGTCATCGGGCTATTTGCCTATTTCTGCCTTGATGGTGTCAGATCATCTCTATCAGGTGGTGAAAGAACGCAGTCATGAATTGGGTGTCTTTGGTCATGGGTTGACCTATGGCGGTCATCCGGTGCCTTGTGCGGTGGCCTTGGAAGTGCTCAAAATTTATGAAGAACGCGATATTCTGGGCCAAGTCAATGCCATCAGCCCTTATTTTCAGGATCGTTTGCTGTCTTATGGGGACCATCCCTTGGTCGGTGAAGTGCGCACAACCGGGTTGATCGGGGCCATTGAGCTAAGTGCGGATAAAACGACAAAAACACCGTTTGATCCAGCCTTGGGGAAAGGGGCCGCTTTGGTGAAATCTTGTGAAAATCATGGGTTGATCCTGCGTGCGATGCCTGGGGACTGCATTGCGTTTTGTCCACCACTAATCAGTGAACAGGCAGATTTGGAAGAACTCTTTAAACGGTTTGATCAAGCCTTGGCGGAGATATAA